One genomic window of Methyloceanibacter sp. wino2 includes the following:
- the cbiQ gene encoding cobalt ECF transporter T component CbiQ: MGHVVKAGRPSLLDTGAATAKTYISEIDPRARILAAVAFAIVVVSLHDLRILAGALVVSLALMFMARLPPRATLKRMVTMDGFIIFMLLLLPFTVPGDAMFTVFGWPATWQGLRQAIEIGLKANAIILTLMALVGSMEPAKLGQALYRLKMPEGLVYLLMFMVRYVDVLQQEYLRLRIAMKARGFRPGNNRHTYQSLGYLIGMMLVRAVERSERILGAMKCRGFSGRIPLSGDLAYGRSDVGFAFAFGGILAALVALQFLI; encoded by the coding sequence GTGGGACATGTGGTCAAGGCCGGACGGCCGTCGCTGCTGGACACCGGCGCAGCCACGGCCAAGACCTATATTAGCGAGATCGATCCAAGGGCCCGGATTCTAGCGGCGGTGGCGTTCGCCATCGTCGTGGTCAGCCTTCATGACCTCCGGATCCTGGCCGGCGCCCTCGTCGTCTCCCTGGCGCTGATGTTCATGGCCCGGTTGCCGCCGCGCGCGACCCTGAAGCGCATGGTCACGATGGATGGCTTCATCATCTTCATGCTCCTGCTCTTGCCGTTCACCGTGCCGGGCGACGCCATGTTCACGGTCTTCGGTTGGCCAGCGACATGGCAAGGGTTGCGGCAGGCGATCGAGATCGGCTTGAAAGCCAATGCGATCATTCTGACGCTGATGGCGCTTGTCGGTTCCATGGAGCCCGCCAAATTGGGACAGGCTCTCTACCGCCTGAAAATGCCCGAGGGACTCGTCTACCTGCTCATGTTCATGGTCCGGTATGTCGACGTGCTTCAACAAGAGTATCTGCGTCTGCGTATCGCCATGAAGGCGCGCGGGTTCCGCCCCGGAAACAACAGGCACACCTACCAATCTCTGGGTTACTTGATCGGCATGATGCTCGTCCGGGCGGTGGAGCGGTCGGAACGGATTCTCGGCGCCATGAAGTGCCGGGGGTTCTCCGGGCGCATACCGTTATCGGGCGACCTCGCCTATGGGCGATCGGATGTCGGCTTCGCGTTCGCCTTCGGCGGCATCCTGGCAGCGCTCGTCGCGCT